In the genome of Drosophila yakuba strain Tai18E2 chromosome 3R, Prin_Dyak_Tai18E2_2.1, whole genome shotgun sequence, one region contains:
- the LOC26535504 gene encoding uncharacterized protein LOC26535504 isoform X5 yields the protein MAQAEADRALMKFVTITDRVCQFEARVNTPAVTSPSIHTSTVRLEQIRALWDKVEKEYEACSEALSGLGSTDTITVMQSKYDYCYAVYERCAASLNEIIEEGSRSQQAVQASIPAPPQGGCRLPPVECDSFSGDYVHWPTFRDLFSAIYIHNPRLSEVEKLFHLNAKTSGEAKSIVALSPLTNDGFESAWRNLQNRF from the coding sequence atggcgCAAGCTGAGGCAGACAGGGCCTTGATGAAATTCGTGACCATAACCGATAGAGTATGTCAGTTCGAGGCCAGAGTCAACACCCCAGCAGTCACAAGTCCGTCGATCCACACAAGTACGGTGCGACTCGAGCAGATCAGGgccctatgggacaaggtggaGAAGGAATACGAGGCGTGCTCCGAAGCTCTGTCCGGTCTGGGATCCACAGACACAATAACAGTCATGCAGTCCAAGTATGACTACTGTTATGCCGTTTACGAGCGGTGCGCAGCGAGCCTCAACGAGATCATTGAAGAAGGTTCACGCTCGCAACAGGCCGTTCAGGCCTCCATTCCGGCGCCTCCTCAGGGAGGGTGTCGCTTACCCCCAGTCGAGTGCGACAGTTTCAGTGGGGACTATGTTCACTGGCCCACGTTTCGGGATCTTTTCTCAGCCATCTACATACACAACCCTCGGCTTTCAGAAGTTGAAAAGTTGTTCCATCTCAATGCTAAAACTAGTGGTGAGGCTAAATCCATTGTGGCCTTATCACCCTTAACCAATGATGGATTCGAATCAGCCTGGAGAAACTTGCAGAATCGTTTCTAA
- the LOC26535504 gene encoding uncharacterized protein LOC26535504 isoform X2 has translation MSKTDIPLWAEFQAFLQDRHRTLEAIEDFKPNAQSRALRTDNSPRAIQTFENRVTVTPQSCKLCSQENHPIRVCPLFLRMPVGEREKYIKQQKLCLNCFARTHLLRDCTSTHNCNTCKGRHNTLLHRSGTPPVQSAVNPDHQAHVSTFNHQQDIQSTPLTNQPNVQTFLAVNTQGVLLSTALIEICHLGIKYSARALIDSGSEVTFISERLFNLIKLPYESIHAQVSGLNLTVAAQPPKRCQLSIGSPVKPHIQIKSSAYVLPQLAGSLPSFTLPEDSLKHLPPLQLADPNFYRSSQIDVLIGADILPSIILSGSHPNICGTLLGQETIFGWILCGPIATNPTSRICSFSSRLAVTESRLDNILTKFWEVEDVPVKRVRESTSICEENFVQSTKRNEDGRYVVSLPFKEPNNINLGHSRSIALAQFL, from the coding sequence ATGAGTAAGACAGATATTCCACTGTGGGCTGAATTCCAGGCTTTCTTACAAGATCGTCATCGAACGCTCGAGGCGATCGAAGATTTTAAGCCAAACGCTCAATCCAGAGCACTGCGGACTGACAATAGCCCGCGGGCGATCCAGACCTTTGAGAATAGAGTGACGGTAACTCCACAATCCTGTAAACTTTGTTCGCAAGAGAACCATCCTATCCGAGTATGTCCGTTATTCTTACGAATGCCAGTCGGAGAGCgggagaaatatataaaacagcagAAGTTGTGCTTAAACTGTTTTGCTAGAACGCATCTGCTTAGGGATTGCACTAGCACGCATAATTGCAATACTTGTAAAGGGCGCCACAACACTCTCCTGCACCGAAGCGGCACTCCACCAGTCCAGTCAGCGGTCAATCCTGACCACCAGGCCCACGTATCCACATTTAACCACCAGCAAGATATACAGTCCACTCCATTAACGAATCAACCGAATGTGCAAACGTTTCTGGCTGTAAACACTCAAGGGGTCCTCCTGAGTACAGCTTTAATAGAGATTTGCCATTTAGGCATCAAATACTCAGCACGGGCACTTATTGACTCGGGTTCTGAGGTAACCTTTATTTCAGAACGCTTGTTCAACTTGATTAAGTTGCCTTATGAATCCATCCATGCTCAAGTTTCAGGGCTCAACCTCACTGTTGCGGCTCAGCCCCCTAAGCGCTGTCAACTCAGCATAGGTTCTCCGGTCAAGCCCCACATCCAAATTAAGTCTTCTGCATATGTACTACCACAACTGGCCGGGAGTCTCCCATCCTTTACTTTACCTGAGGACTCTTTAAAGCATCTGCCGCCTTTGCAACTAGCAGACCCAAATTTCTACCGGAGTTCGCAGATCGACGTTCTGATCGGTGCCGATATCCTGCCATCGATCATTCTCAGCGGCTCCCATCCCAATATCTGTGGCACGCTTCTTGGCCAGGAGACCATATTCGGATGGATCCTTTGCGGTCCGATCGCAACGAATCCCACAAGCAGAATATGCTCATTTTCGTCCCGACTAGCTGTCACCGAGTCCAGACTGGACAACAttctcacaaaattttgggaggtggaggatgtTCCAGTGAAGCGGGTTAGGGAATCCacctcgatttgcgaggaaaactTTGTCCAATCTACCAAAAGGAACGAGGATGGGAGGTATGTGGTTTCGTTGCCCTTTAAAGAGCCTAACAATATCAACCTTGGGCACTCCAGGTCGATCGCACTGGCTCAGTTCCTCTGA
- the LOC26535504 gene encoding uncharacterized protein LOC26535504 isoform X4: MAPAIRHDVYRCRVCRGVHPLRSCQRFLQLPAVKRLRAVLINKYCANCLAHEHSGRSCRSKARCRICREAHHTLLHIHGEQPGSSRPQRKREPQAAPQPQRRQEVGSTGSRRSASPMDSSPPRSSLSTPTGAPSLVRTSVSILPTAAVLIGSEQKRFDVRVLVDPCCPVSRIHVWLVKALNLAVTGVGNERLCTTEIRSKTSRMSKQLLMLVDEQMQSRTPAQPLDPKVQDMFHNMTLADDRWIHPALVSAVLGADVYADLMLPGIIASQDGLPMAQNSKLGWILSGRCSLS; encoded by the coding sequence ATGGCTCCAGCGATCCGCCACGATGTATACCGCTGTCGAGTGTGCAGGGGGGTTCATCCATTGAGGAGCTGCCAGAGATTCCTGCAACTGCCGGCTGTGAAGCGGCTCCGGGCAGTCTTGATTAACAAGTACTGCGCTAACTGTCTGGCCCACGAGCATTCGGGCCGGTCGTGTCGCAGCAAAGCGAGGTGCCGCATCTGCCGAGAGGCCCACCACACTCTGCTGCACATCCACGGTGAACAGCCAGGCTCTTCGAGGCCTCAACGGAAGCGTGAGCCACAAGCAGCGCCTCAGCCTCAACGGCGTCAGGAGGTGGGTTCGACCGGGTCACGACGCTCAGCCTCGCCGATGGATAGTTCCCCGCCCCGCAGCTCATTGTCAACGCCGACGGGCGCGCCTAGCTTGGTGCGGACGAGCGTCAGCATCCTTCCGACCGCTGCCGTGCTCATTGGGTCCGAGCAGAAGAGATTCGATGTGCGAGTCTTGGTGGATCCGTGCTGCCCCGTGAGTCGCATCCACGTCTGGCTGGTGAAGGCCCTCAACTTGGCCGTCACGGGCGTGGGCAACGAACGGCTGTGCACCACCGAGATTCGCTCAAAAACGTCCCGGATGAGCAAacagctgctgatgctggtggaCGAGCAGATGCAGAGCCGGACGCCGGCACAGCCCCTGGATCCGAAGGTGCAGGACATGTTCCACAACATGACGCTAGCGGATGACCGGTGGATCCACCCAGCGCTTGTCTCGGCTGTCCTTGGAGCAGACGTTTACGCCGACCTGATGCTGCCGGGTATCATCGCGAGCCAGGACGGCCTGCCCATGGCACAAAATTCCAAGCTGGGATGGATTCTTTCGGGACGCTGTTCTCTGTCCTAA